A genomic window from Bombus pyrosoma isolate SC7728 linkage group LG8, ASM1482585v1, whole genome shotgun sequence includes:
- the LOC122570406 gene encoding sushi, von Willebrand factor type A, EGF and pentraxin domain-containing protein 1 isoform X2 translates to MLIRELAAVWVAVLLCHLQLTESQVPTTNVFTCPNGWELKGIHCYKFFNIRHSWEKAAELCRRYGSELMVVESYSENNMSASMIGRHLDRYWLGLASLDDLRTNTLESAAGMLVSQYAGFWASKQPNPQSGECVDVALTDDRQTWELTTCESLLPFMCRANACPAGSFHCSNGKCVNAAFKCDKQDDCGDFSDEIDCPANCQFYMASSGDVVESPNYPHKYAPLSNCKWTLEGPQGHNILLQFQEFETEKSFDIVQILVGGRTEEKSVNLATLSGKQELTNKLFVSASNFMIIKFSTDSSVERKGFRASWKTEPQTCGGILRATPQGQVLTSPGYPQNYPGGLECLYILQAQPGRIMSLEIEDLDLEMNRDYILIRDGDSPMSRPIARLTGKSEDNPTVIMSTGSNLYLYLKTSLGDSRRGFSIRYTQGCKATIIARNGTVQSPSFGLNDYPNNQECLYRVKNPQGGPLSLKFISFNVHKTDFVQIYDGPNTNGLRLHSGSGFTSNTRPKITLTAESGEMLVRFTSDALHSSPGWQAEFSADCPQLQSGEGALASSRDTAFGTTVTFSCPLGQEFATGKAKITTECLPGGNWSVTYIPKCQEVYCGPVPQIDNGFSIGSSNVTYRGLATYQCYAGFAFPSGRPTEKISCMADGRWEKKPSCLASQCSPLPEAPHSNITILNGGGRSYGTIVRFECEPGYVRSGHPVILCMSNGTWSDQVPTCSRAKCPLLPTIKNGFVVDTTKDYFYGDEARVQCNRGYKLSGSNIIQCGPNQLFDNVPTCEDINECASSQCDLASTECINNPGAFTCKCKPGFAPTMECRPIGDLGLINGGIPDESITVSSSENGYTRTGVRLNNGDGWCGNNIEPGANWVMIDMKAPTIIRGFRTQIVSRVDGNIAYTSAVRIQYTDDLTDTFKDYTNPDGTPVEFRILEPTLSVLNLPVPIEARYIKFRIQDYVGAPCMKLEIMGCTRLECTDINECAINNGGCHQKCINNPGSYACMCNTGYELYKGNGTAGFYIEKHETGERDGDLVQKNKTCVPVMCPAISAPENGKLLSTKQKHHFGDLVRFQCNFGYVLSGSSAVICTSSGAWNGTTPECQYAKCVSLPDDKNEGLSVIRSDEASVLVPFKQNVTLKCGSNGRYLRNTATSGFRQCVYDPKPGLPDYWLSGYQPACPRADCGKPLPTPGAEYGQYLDTKYQSSFFFGCQDTFKLAGQTNRHDNVVRCQANGIWDFGNLRCEGPVCEDPGRPSDGFQVARSYEQGSEVQFGCSRPGYILINPRPIVCVREPECKVVKPLGLASGRIPDSAINATSERPNYEAKNVRLNSVTGWCGKQEAFTYVSVDLGQVYRVKAILVKGVVTNDIVGRPTEIRFFYKQAEIENYVVYFPNFNLTMRDPGNYGELAMITLPKYVQARFVILGIVSYMDNACLKFELMGCEEPVTEPLLGYDYGFSPCVDNEPPVFQNCPQQPIVVQKGTDGGLLPVNFTEPTAIDNSGSIARLEVKPHSFRTPLRVFQDTVVKYVAFDYDGNVAICEINITVPDVTPPKLSCPQSYVIELIDKQESYSVNFNETRRRINATDVSGPVKITFVPERAVIPIGGFENVTVYATDSSGNRASCHFQVSVQATPCVDWELKPPANGELKCVPGDKGLQCNASCKNGFRFTDGALVKRFTCDVAKHWSPSSVVPDCVSENTQQANYHVVAAVTYRANGAVSRSCLPQYQDLMSQYYMNLNNILTQRCSAVNVNMNVSFVRSVPFLLEENVLKMDFILVIVPAIRQPQLYDLCGSTLNLIFDLSVPSTSAVIEPLLNVSAIGNQCPPLRALKSSITRGFTCSIGEVLNMDTNDVPRCLHCPAGTFAGEKQKQCTSCPKGFYQNSDRQGSCLRCPFGTYTREEGSKSIDDCIPVCGYGTYSPTGLVPCLECPRNSYTGEPPVGGYKDCQTCPAGTFTYQPAAPGRDRCRAKCSPGMYSDTGLAPCAQCPKDFFQPQHGATTCVECPTNMYTDGAGAVGREECKPVQCTDSVCQHGGLCVPMGHGIQCLCPAGFSGRRCEIDIDECASQPCYNGATCIDLPQGYRCQCANGYSGVNCQEEKSDCSNDTCPERAMCKDEPGFNNYTCLCRSGYTGVDCDITINPCTASGNPCNNGATCVALQQGRYKCDCLPGWEGQSCEINTDDCAEKPCLLGANCTDLVADFSCDCPAGFTGKRCHEKIDLCSGNPCLNGICVDNLFSHECICHPGWTGAACETNINECSSKPCKNNGQCIDQVDGYTCTCEPGYTGKQCQHTIDDCASEPCQNGGTCMDQLEGFVCKCRPGFVGLQCEAELDECLSDPCSPVGTDRCVDLDNTFICHCREGYTGSACEINIDDCASDPCLNGATCRDEVGGFKCMCPEGWTGVYCEVDVGMCQNHPCQNDAACVDLFIDYFCVCPSGTDGKQCETAPERCIGNPCMHNGRCQDFGSGLNCTCPDDYTGIGCQYEYDACQAGACKNGATCIDEGPGFTCICPSGYTGKTCEDDIIDCKENSCPPSATCIDLTGKFFCQCPFNLTGDDCRKSIQVDYDLYFSDPARSSAAQVIPFFTGGRKSLTVAMWVQYTQKDEAGIFFTLYSVSSPHVPMNRRLMIQAHSNGVQVSLFHDLQDVYLPFREYATINDGQWHHVAVVWNGENGGELILITEGLIASKTEGYGSGRSLPAYAWAVLGKPQSENTKGYTESGFQGHLTKVQIWSRALHITNEIQKQVRDCRTEPVLYQGLVLTWAGYDDTVGGVERVVPSHCGQRVCPPGYGGTKCQQLESDKIPPKMEHCPGDLWVIAKNGSAIVSWDEPKFVDNVGIVRIQEKNGHRSGQTLMWGTYDISYVAYDQAGNSASCNFKVYVLSDFCPELPDPIGGTQQCKDWGSGGQFKVCEIFCNTGLRFSQEVPKFYTCGAEGFWRPTNDPSLPLIYPACTSATPAQRVFRIKMNFPTSVLCNEAGQGVLKKKVRDAVNSLNRDWNFCSYSYEGTRECKDLHIDVQCDHRIRTTRETNEEDGGTYIISAVVPAEPDPILNANSNERATVQTLLERLILEEDQFDVHDILPNTVPDPASLMLESDYDCPVGQVVMAPDCVPCAVGTYYDEETKQCLSCPVGSYQSESGQLKCSSCPVIAGRPSVTVGPGARSAADCKEQCPAGKYYDDLAGLCRSCGHGFYQPNEGSFSCLLCGLGKTTRTAEAVSREECRDECGSGQQLAVEGKCEPCPRGSYRTQGVQAACQACPVGRTTPNMGSAAIEECSLPVCEPGTYLNGTLNECVECKKGTYQSEPQQTFCIPCPPNTSTKGTAATSKADCTNPCETSDAEMHCDANAYCLLIPETSDFKCECKPGYNGTGTECTDVCMGYCDNEGVCLKDSRGQPSCRCSGSFTGKRCTEKSEFFYITGGIAGGVILIIFVVLLVWMICVRASRKKEPKKMLTPATDQNGSQVNFYYGAPTPYAESIAPSHHSTYAHYYDDEEDGWEMPNFYNETYMKESLHNGKMNSLARSNASIYGTKDDLYDRLKRHAYPGKKDKSDSDSEGQ, encoded by the exons ATGCTGATAAGAGAATTGGCGGCCGTGTGGGTCGCCGTCCTCTTGTGCCATCTTCAGCTAACGGAGTCTCAG GTTCCTACCACAAATGTCTTCACCTGTCCGAACG GATGGGAACTGAAAGGTATACATTGTTACAAATTCTTCAACATCAGGCACTCTTGGGAAAAGGCAGCGGAATTATGCAGGAG GTACGGCAGCGAACTGATGGTGGTGGAGTCGTACAGCGAGAACAACATGTCCGCGAGCATGATCGGCCGGCATTTGGATCGTTACTGGCTTGGCCTGGCCTCCCTCGACGATTTACGAACCAACACGCTCGAGTCGGCCGCTGGAATGCTCGTCTCCCAATACGCCG GTTTCTGGGCGTCGAAGCAGCCGAATCCGCAATCAGGTGAATGCGTGGACGTCGCGTTGACGGATGACCGACAAACGTGGGAGCTGACCACGTGCGAATCGTTGCTTCCTTTCATGTGCCGTGCCAACGCCTGCCCAGCAG GCTCTTTCCACTGTTCTAACGGAAAGTGTGTGAACGCGGCGTTTAAGTGTGACAAACAGGATGATTGCGGTGATTTTTCGGACGAAATAGATTGTCCGGCTAATTGCCAGTTTTATATGGCCAGCAGTGGCGACGTGGTCGAGAGTCCTAATTATCCGCACAAATATGCACCCCTCAGCAACTGCAAGTGGACCTTGGAAGGGCCTCAAGGCCATAATATCCTGTTACAG TTCCAAGAATTCGAAACGGAAAAGAGCTTCGACATAGTACAGATCCTGGTCGGTGGTAGGACAGAAGAAAAATCCGTGAACCTGGCGACCCTCTCCGGCAAGCAAGAACTCACCAACAAACTGTTCGTATCCGCCTCGAACTTCATGATCATCAAATTTAGCACAGATTCGTCGGTCGAGAGGAAAGGTTTCCGAGCTTCGTGGAAAACCGAACCGCAAACTTGCGGTGGAATTCTTCGAGCAACTCCTCAAGGACAGGTCCTCACCTCTCCAGGATATCCTCAGAATTATCCTGGAGGATTGGAATGTCTGTACATTCTGCAAGCTCAACCTGGTCGTATAATGTCGCTCGAG ATCGAAGATCTGGATCTCGAGATGAATCGGGACTACATTCTAATTAGAGACGGTGACTCGCCAATGAGCAGACCGATAGCCAGACTAACAGGCAAATCGGAAGACAATCCTACGGTGATCATGTCAACTGGAAGTAACTTGTACCTCTACCTCAAGACTAGTCTTGGTGACTCAAGAAGAGGCTTCAGCATTCGATACACTCAAGGCTGTAAAGCTACGATAATTGCTAGGAATGGAACGGTTCAGTCGCCATCTTTCGGGTTGAACGATTATCCTAACAACCAGGAGTGCTTGTACAGGGTGAAGAATCCTCAAGGAGGACCGCTGTCCCTGAAGTTTATCAGCTTTAACGTTCATAAGACTGACTTTGTCCAG atATACGATGGTCCAAATACTAACGGCCTCCGTTTGCATTCTGGAAGTGGGTTCACGTCGAACACGAGACCAAAGATCACTTTGACAGCTGAGAGCGGTGAAATGTTGGTTAGATTCACCTCTGATGCTCTTCATAGCAGTCCTGGCTGGCAAGCAGAGTTCTCAGCAG ATTGTCCTCAGCTTCAGTCCGGCGAAGGAGCATTAGCGTCAAGCAGGGACACAGCTTTCGGTACAACAGTGACGTTCTCCTGTCCCCTGGGCCAAGAATTTGCCACTGGTAAAGCGAAGATTACCACAGAGTGTCTTCCTGGAGGGAACTGGTCTGTTACCTACATTCCCAAGTGTCAAGAAGTTTACTGTGGACCGGTACCGCAAATTGACAATGGTTTCTCCATTGGATCCTCTAATGTTACCTATCGAGGTTTGGCTACTTATCAATGTTACGCTGGTTTCGCGTTCCCATCTGGTAGACCTACCGAGAAAATTTCGTGCATGGCTGATGGAAGATGGGAGAAGAAGCCATCTTGCTTgg CCTCTCAGTGTTCTCCGCTTCCGGAAGCGCCGCACTCGAACATAACTATCCTAAATGGAGGTGGCCGAAGTTACGGAACAATTGTACGATTCGAGTGTGAGCCAGGATACGTTCGAAGCGGACATCCTGTGATTCTCTGCATGAGCAATGGAACCTGGTCCGACCAAGTACCAACGTGTTCTC GTGCAAAGTGTCCGTTGCTACCCACGATCAAGAACGGTTTCGTAGTCGACACGACCAAGGACTACTTTTATGGCGACGAAGCTAGAGTGCAATGCAACAGAGGCTACAAACTGTCCGGGTCGAATATCATACAGTGTGGACCCAATCAGCTGTTTGATAATGTACCCACTTGCGAAG ATATAAACGAATGTGCGTCGAGCCAATGCGACCTAGCCTCCACAGAGTGCATCAACAATCCGGGTGCATTTACTTGCAAATGCAAACCTGGATTCGCTCCAACTATGGAATGCAGACCTATAGGCGATCTTGGATTGATCAATGGTGGTATCCCGGATGAGTCTATCACCGTTTCAAGCTCTGAGAATGGTTACACCAGAACT GGCGTTCGACTAAACAATGGCGATGGTTGGTGCGGCAACAACATCGAACCAGGCGCAAACTGGGTGATGATCGATATGAAAGCTCCAACGATCATCCGCGGTTTCCGTACGCAAATAGTCTCCAGAGTAGATGGAAACATAGCCTACACATCGGCAGTACGAATTCAATACACCGATGATCTAACAGACACCTTTAAAGACTACACGAATCCTGATGGAACACCGGTAGAGTTCAGGATATTAGAACCCACTTTATCTGTTCTAAACTTGCCAGTTCCCATCGAGGcacgttatatcaaatttaGAATTCAAGATTACGTTGGAGCACCCTGTATGAAACTCGAAATCATGGGATGCACTCGTTTAGAGTGTACAGATATCAACGAATGTGCCATTAATAATGGTGGTTGTCACCAGAAATGTATAAACAATCCTGGAAGCTATGCTTGTATGTGTAATACGGGATACGAATTGTACAAAGGCAATGGAACTGCTGGCTTTTACATAGAGAAGCACGAAACTGGTGAGAGAGATGGAGATTTGGTTCAGAAGAATAAGACTTGCGTACCAGTTATGTGTCCAGCCATATCGGCGCCTgagaatggaaaattattgtCGACCAAG CAAAAACATCACTTTGGTGATCTTGTGAGATTCCAATGTAACTTTGGATACGTGTTGTCTGGTTCCTCGGCTGTTATTTGCACGTCCAGTGGAGCTTGGAATGGAACCACTCCCGAATGTCAAT ATGCCAAGTGTGTGTCGCTACCAGACGACAAGAACGAAGGCCTCTCGGTGATCCGCAGCGACGAAGCCAGCGTCCTGGTACCATTCAAACAAAACGTCACCCTAAAATGTGGCAGCAACGGTCGTTATTTGCGCAATACAGCTACCTCAGGCTTCCGTCAATGCGTGTACGATCCGAAACCAGGTCTACCAGACTACTGGCTATCAGGTTATCAACCAGCCTGTCCAAGAGCCGACTGTGGAAAGCCTCTTCCAACACCTGGCGCGGAATACGGTCAATATTTGGACACCAAATACCaatcttccttcttcttcggTTGTCAAGACACCTTCAAACTGGCTGGCCAAACAAATCGTCATGACAATGTAGTCAGGTGTCAAGCAAATGGAATCTGGGACTTTGGGAACCTCCGATGCGAAGGTCCCGTTTGTGAAGACCCTGGAAGACCTAGCGACGGCTTCCAAGTAGCCAGAAGCTACGAGCAAGGATCAGAAGTTCAATTCGGTTGCAGTAGACCAGGATATATTCTCATTAATCCTCGACCAATTGTCTGCGTTCGAGAGCCGGAATGCAAAGTCGTGAAGCCTCTTGGTCTAGCCTCTGGACGAATCCCAGATTCAGCCATCAATGCAACCTCGGAAAGGCCTAATTACGAGGCTAAGAACGTCCGTTTGAATTCAGTGACCGGCTGGTGTGGCAAACAAGAGGCCTTCACTTACGTCAGCGTTGATTTGGGCCAGGTTTATAGAGTAAAGGCAATTTTGGTGAAAGGTGTGGTGACGAATGACATCGTTGGCAGGCCAACGGAGATTAGGTTCTTCTATAAACAGGCTGAGATTGAGAATTATGTCGTCTACTTCCCTAACTTTAATCTGACTATGAGAGATCCTGGGAATTACGGAGAATTGGCGATGATCACTTTGCCTAAATATGTCCAAGCTCGGTTTGTCATTCTTGGGATTGTTAGTTATATGGATAACGCTTGTTTGAAGTTTGAATTAATGGGTTGCGAGGAACCAGTGACAGAACCATTGTTGGGATACGACTATGGGTTCTCTCCTTGCGTGGACAATGAACCACCAGTGTTCCAGAATTGTCCTCAGCAACCGATTGTGGTACAAAAGGGAACGGATGGGGGATTATTACCTGTGAATTTCACTGAACCCACGGCTATTGATAACAGTGGAAGTATTGCGCGATTGGAAGTAAAACCTCATAGTTTTAGGACACCACTGAGGGTGTTCCAGGATACTGTGGTGAAATATGTGGCCTTTGATTATGATGGAAATGTGGCTATTTGCGAGATCAACATCACTGTACCTG ACGTGACCCCACCAAAACTAAGCTGTCCCCAAAGCTACGTCATAGAGTTAATAGACAAGCAAGAAAGTTACTCTGTCAATTTCAACGAAACTCGCAGAAGAATCAATGCTACAGATGTTTCTGGACCAGTGAAGATTACATTTGTCCCAGAAAGAGCAGTGATACCAATTGGAGGCTTCGAGAATGTGACTGTTTACGCGACAGACTCTAGTGGAAATAGGGCATCCTGTCACTTCCAAGTGTCTGTTCAAGCAACGCCTTGCGTCGATTGGGAATTGAAACCACCGGCTAATGGAGAACTAAAGTGTGTCCCTGGTGATAAGGGACTTCAGTGTAACGCCTCTTGCAAGAATGGCTTCCGTTTCACCGATGGTGCACTTGTGAAGAGGTTCACGTGCGACGTTGCTAAACACTGGTCTCCTTCTTCCGTCGTTCCTGATTGTGTCTCAGAAA ATACACAACAGGCGAACTATCACGTGGTCGCAGCAGTAACTTACAGAGCCAATGGCGCTGTTTCGAGATCCTGCCTGCCGCAGTATCAGGATCTTATGTCTCAATATTATATGAATCTGAATAATATCTTGACGCAACGTTGCTCTGCTGTGAATGTTAATATGAACGTGTCATTTGTGAGATCAGTACCGTTTCTTcttgaagaaaatgttttgaaG ATGGACTTTATTCTCGTCATCGTACCAGCTATACGTCAGCCTCAATTGTACGATCTCTGTGGCTCCACGCTGAACTTGATCTTCGATCTATCAGTTCCTTCCACCAGTGCTGTTATAGAACCGTTGTTAAACGTTTCTGCCATTGGAAATCAGTGTCCTCCTCTTAGAGCCTTAAAGTCATCCATCACTCGTGGCTTCACGTGTAGCATTGGCGAAGTTTTGAACATGGATACCAAcgatgtcccacggtgtc TGCATTGTCCAGCCGGAACATTCGCTGGAGAAAAGCAAAAGCAATGCACATCCTGTCCGAAAGGCTTCTACCAAAACAGCGACCGCCAAGGATCCTGCTTGCGCTGTCCATTCGGTACATACACTCGAGAAGAGGGTTCCAAGAGCATAGACGACTGTATTCCCGTTTGTGGATACGGCACCTATTCTCCAACAGGTCTGGTACCATGTCTGGAGTGTCCCAGAAACAGCTATACAGGAGAGCCGCCAGTTGGCGGCTACAAAGACTGCCAGACCTGCCCGGCAGGAACCTTCACCTACCAGCCAGCTGCTCCAGGTCGAGATCGATGCAGAGCCAAATGTTCTCCTGGCATGTACTCCGACACAGGACTGGCTCCCTGTGCTCAGTGCCCTAAGGACTTCTTCCAACCTCAACACGGAGCTACCACCTGCGTTGAATGTCCGACAAATATGTACACCGATGGTGCAGGAGCAGTTGGACGAGAAGAATGCAAGCCGGTGCAGTGCACCGACAGTGTGTGTCAACATGGAGGCTTGTGTGTTCCCATGGGACACGGTATCCAATGCCTCTGCCCTGCCGGATTCTCTGGAAGGCGCTGTGAAATCGATATCGACGAGTGTGCCTCTCAGCCTTGTTATAATGGAGCTACTTGCATAGACTTGCCACAGGGTTATAGGTGTCAGTGTGCTAATGGTTATTCTGGAGTTAATTGCCAGGAAGAAAAGTCAGATTGTTCGAACGATACGTGTCCTGAGAGAGCTATGTGCAAGGACGAACCTGGATTTAATAACTACACGTGCCTTTGTCGCTCTGGGTACACTGGAGTCGACTGTGATATCACT ATAAACCCATGCACAGCCAGTGGAAACCCTTGCAACAACGGCGCCACCTGCGTAGCGCTGCAACAAGGTCGCTACAAATGCGACTGCCTACCAGGCTGGGAGGGTCAGAGCTGTGAAATCAACACAGACGACTGTGCTGAAAAACCATGCTTACTAGGCGCCAACTGCACAGATTTAGTAGCCGACTTCAGCTGTGACTGTCCTGCAGGATTCACCGGCAAACGGTGTCACGAGAAAATAGATTTATGCTCAGGAAATCCTTGTCTAAATGGAATATGCGTAGATAATCTATTCAGCCACGAATGCATCTGTCATCCAGGATGGACAGGTGCAGCTTGCGAAACGAATATCAACGAATGTTCTAGCAAACCTTGCAAGAACAATGGCCAATGTATCGATCAGGTTGATGGATACACTTGCACCTGTGAACCAGGTTATACAGGCAAACAGTGTCAACACACTATCGACGACTGTGCCTCTGAACCTTGTCAAAACGGAGGGACCTGCATGGATCAGTTGGAAGGATTCGTTTGTAAATGTAGACCGGGTTTCGTTGGACTTCAGTGTGAAGCTGAATTGGATGAATGTCTCAGTGACCCATGCAGCCCTGTTGGAACAGATCGTTGCGTTGATTTggataatacttttatttgtcACTGTCGCGAGGGTTATACCGGATCAGCGTGTGAGATCAATATCGATGACTGTGCATCAGATCCTTGTCTAAATGGCGCCACGTGCAGAGACGAGGTCGGTGGGTTTAAATGTATGTGCCCTGAAGGTTGGACTGGAGTTTATTGCGAGGTGGACGTTGGAATGTGCCAAAATCATCCTTGTCAGAACGATGCGGCTTGCGTGGATTTGTTCATAGATTACTTTTGTGT ATGCCCGTCAGGAACGGATGGGAAACAATGTGAAACAGCACCCGAGCGTTGTATTGGCAATCCTTGCATGCACAATGGACGTTGCCAAGACTTTGGATCTGGTCTCAACTGTACTTGTCCCGATGACTACACTGGAATCGGTTGTCAATACGAATATGATGCTTGTCAGGCTGGCGCGTGTAAGAACGGAGCTACGTGCATTGACGAAGGTCCTGGATTTACTTGCATTTGTCCATCAGGGTACACAG gCAAAACGTGCGAGGATGATATAATCGACTGCAAAGAGAATTCATGTCCACCATCAGCAACGTGCATCGATCTTACTGGCAAATTCTTCTGCCAATGTCCTTTCAACTTGACTGGTGACGATTGCAGAAAGT CTATCCAAGTGGATTACGATTTGTACTTTAGTGACCCAGCGCGCAGTAGCGCAGCCCAAGTGATTCCATTCTTTACTGGAGGAAGAAAGAGCCTAACAGTGGCCATGTGGGTGCAATATACTCAAAAAGATGAAGCTGGAATATTCTTCACTCTCTACTCAGTCAG CTCTCCACACGTTCCTATGAACAGAAGACTTATGATCCAAGCACACAGCAATGGAGTCCAAGTGTCGTTATTCCACGATCTGCAAGATGTTTATCTGCCATTCAGAGAGTATGCAACGATTAACGATGGCCAGTGGCATCACGTTGCCGTAGTTTGGAATGGTGAAAACGGTGGAGAATTGATCTTAATAACAGAGGGTCTAATTGCCAGTAAGACGGAAGGTTATGGAAGTGGAAGATCTCTTCCTGCCTA TGCCTGGGCAGTGCTAGGTAAGCCACAGAGCGAAAATACGAAAGGCTACACGGAATCAGGCTTCCAAGGACATCTGACCAAGGTACAAATCTGGAGTCGAGCCTTACATATCACGAACGAGATCCAGAAACAAGTTCGTGACTGTCGTACCGAACCTGTTCTCTACCAAGGTTTAGTCTTGACTTGGGCAGGCTACGATGACACAGTCGGAGGAGTAGAGAGAGTCGTGCCTTCGCACTGTGGACAAAGAGTATGTCCACCTGGATACGGCGGTACCAAGTGTCAACAATTGGAATCCGACAAAATTCCACCGAAAATGGAGCACTGTCCGGGCGACCTTTGGGTGATCGCCAAGAACGGCTCAGCTATAGTTAGCTGGGATGAACCGAAATTCGTCGATAACGTTGGTATAGTGAGGATCCAGGAGAAGAATGGACATAGGTCAGGACAAACATTAATGTGGGGAACGTACGATATTAGTTACGTTGCTTATGACCAGGCTGGAAACTCTGCCAGCTGCAATTTCAAGGTCTATGTACTAT CCGACTTCTGCCCAGAATTACCAGATCCAATTGGAGGCACGCAACAATGCAAAGACTGGGGCTCTGGTGGCCAGTTCAAGGTCTGCGAGATATTCTGCAACACTGGATTGAGGTTCTCTCAAGAAGTACCGAAATTCTACACCTGCGGAGCTGAAGGATTCTGGAGACCAACCAACGATCCATCCCTTCCTCTCATCTATCCAGCTTGTACAA GTGCCACACCAGCGCAGCGTGTATTCAGAATCAAAATGAACTTCCCAACATCAGTGCTATGTAACGAAGCTGGTCAAGGGGTACTCAAGAAGAAAGTTCGAGATGCTGTGAATTCTTTGAATAGAGATTGGAATTTCTGCTCATATTCGTACGAAG GAACTCGCGAATGCAAAGATTTGCACATCGATGTTCAATGCGACCATCGTATACGCACCAccagagaaacgaacgaagaggATGGTGGAACTTACATAATCTCAGCAGTAGTTCCAGCTGAACC cGACCCGATTTTGAACGCAAACTCGAACGAGAGAGCGACTGTTCAAACTCTGTTGGAGAGATTAATCCTGGAGGAAGATCAGTTCGACGTTCACGATATTTTGCCCAATACCGTGCCAGATCCAGCTTCTTTGATGTTGGAGTCTGATTATGATTGTCCTGTTGGACAAGTCGTTATGGCACCTGATTGTG TGCCATGCGCCGTGGGAACGTATtacgacgaagaaacgaaacagtGTCTGTCCTGTCCAGTGGGAAGCTACCAGAGCGAATCAGGTCAACTGAAATGCAGTTCCTGTCCGGTGATAGCAGGACGTCCTAGCGTAACGGTGGGACCAGGTGCTCGAAGCGCAGCCGATTGCAAGGAGCAATGTCCCGCTGGAAAATACTACGACGACCTGGCTGGTCTCTGTCGAAGTTGCGGCCATGGTTTCTATCAACCTAACGAGGGTAGTTTCTCGTGTTTGTTGTGCGGCCTGGGAAAAACTACTAGAACAGCAGAAGCTGTGTCTCGAGAAGAATGCAGAGACGAGTGCGGCTCTGGACAGCAATTGGCTGTCGAAGGAAAATGCGAACCCTGCCCAAGAGGAAGTTACAGAACTCAGGGTGTTCAAGCTGCCTGTCAAGCGTGTCCTGTTGGCAGAACGACACCGAATATGGGTTCTGCGGCGATAGAAGAATGTTCTCTGCCTGTATGCGAACCTGGAACGTATTTGAACGGAACGCTGAACGAATGTGTGGAGTGCAAGAAGGGAACGTATCAGTCGGAGCCGCAGCAGACCTTCTGCATACCTTGTCCTCCTAATACTAGTACCAAAGGAACAGCTGCG ACCAGCAAAGCTGATTGCACTAACCCATGCGAGACAAGCGACGCGGAAATGCACTGCGACGCGAACGCGTATTGCTTGCTGATACCGGAAACGAGCGACTTCAAATGCGAGTGCAAGCCAGGGTATAATGGAACCGGAACCGAGTGCACCGATGTCTGCATGGGCTATTGCGATAACGAAGGAGTATGTCTTAAAGATTCGCGAGGTCAACCATCCTGCAGATGCAGCGGAAGTTTCACCGGAAAACGGTGTACGGAAAAGTCCGAGTTCTTCTATATCACAGGCGGCATTGCTGGTGGAGTAATCCTAATCATCTTCGTCGTTCTTCTTGTATGGATGATCTGTGTCAG AGCTTCCAGAAAGAAGGAACCTAAAAAGATGCTAACACCAGCGACAGACCAAAATGGTTCGCAAGTGAACTTCTATTACGGCGCGCCCACGCCGTACGCGGAATCTATCGCGCCGTCCCACCATAGTACCTACGCTCACTATTACGACGATGAGGAGGACGGCTGGGAAATGCCTAACTTTTACAACGAGACCTACATGAAAG AGAGTCTGCACAATGGCAAAATGAACAGTCTTGCACGCTCCAACGCCAGTATTTACGGCACGAAAGACGACCTTTACGATAGACTGAAACGTCATGCGTATCCTGGCAAGAAAG acAAAAGCGACAGCGATAGCGAGGGCCAGTGA